The following coding sequences lie in one Capnocytophaga stomatis genomic window:
- the gldJ gene encoding gliding motility lipoprotein GldJ, with amino-acid sequence MKNNLLRIFVVVAIFSGLSLTTSCGKKSDKNISNATGWKINSKEGGFQYNTDFKEQEAAPGLVLVEGGTFTMGQVQDNVMHEWNNVPTQQHVQSFYMDETEVTNKMYMEYLDWLKHVFPPDQEQYRNIYVGALPDTLVWRSSLGFNESMVTNYLRHPAYAEYPVVGVNWVQAVQFSVWRTDRVNEAILEKSGYLNKDTRYQVDSESTFSTDVYLNTPSNSYGGKVSEFAGKKAVTKEGEPTYAKQTSGILVPEYRLPTEVEWEYAAKSLNGIREYNNIRGRKKYPWDGAYSRSTKRATRGDQLANFKQGKGDYGGLAGWSDDRGDITVAVKTYPPNDFGLYDMAGNVAEWVADVYRPIIDDGESDFNYYRGNVYMKHAIGEDGKQVVVTADNIKYDTLSNGKIIARNLPGNLATVPIDENETYLRYNFTRSDNRSFQDGDRSSSRGYYGSRDELASSKEEKDHRNTMYNAPKHKIEKDSMGLSRIFDKSNERTTLIDDEVRVYKGGSWRDRIFWIDPSQRRYLPQYIATDYIGFRNAMSRVGAKSSRKNKTPKG; translated from the coding sequence ATATTTCAAATGCAACAGGATGGAAAATTAACTCTAAAGAGGGGGGCTTTCAGTACAATACTGACTTTAAAGAACAGGAAGCCGCTCCGGGACTTGTGCTTGTAGAAGGAGGGACATTCACTATGGGGCAAGTTCAAGATAATGTGATGCACGAATGGAACAACGTTCCTACGCAGCAGCACGTACAGTCATTCTATATGGATGAAACAGAGGTTACCAACAAAATGTATATGGAATATTTGGATTGGTTGAAGCACGTATTCCCTCCAGACCAAGAACAATACAGAAACATATATGTAGGAGCTTTGCCAGATACGTTGGTTTGGAGAAGTTCGCTTGGTTTTAATGAATCAATGGTAACAAACTACTTGCGTCACCCGGCTTATGCGGAATATCCTGTTGTTGGGGTGAATTGGGTACAAGCTGTTCAATTCAGTGTTTGGCGTACAGACCGTGTGAACGAAGCTATTTTGGAAAAATCTGGGTATTTGAATAAAGATACTCGTTATCAAGTAGATTCAGAAAGTACTTTTAGTACAGATGTATATCTTAACACTCCATCAAATTCATACGGAGGAAAAGTTTCTGAATTCGCAGGTAAAAAAGCAGTTACTAAGGAAGGAGAGCCAACTTACGCAAAACAAACAAGCGGAATTTTGGTTCCTGAGTATCGTTTACCTACCGAAGTTGAGTGGGAGTATGCTGCCAAATCGTTGAACGGAATTCGTGAGTACAATAATATCAGAGGAAGAAAGAAATATCCTTGGGACGGGGCGTATAGCCGTTCCACAAAACGTGCTACACGGGGTGACCAATTGGCTAACTTCAAGCAAGGAAAAGGAGATTACGGCGGACTTGCAGGATGGTCAGACGATAGAGGTGATATAACAGTTGCGGTAAAAACGTATCCGCCAAATGACTTTGGGTTGTATGATATGGCAGGAAACGTAGCTGAGTGGGTAGCCGATGTTTATCGTCCGATAATTGATGACGGAGAGAGCGACTTTAACTACTATCGTGGTAACGTGTATATGAAACACGCTATCGGAGAAGATGGCAAACAAGTTGTGGTAACGGCGGATAATATCAAGTATGATACACTTAGCAATGGTAAAATTATTGCAAGAAATCTTCCAGGAAACTTAGCAACAGTGCCTATTGACGAGAATGAAACATACTTGCGTTACAACTTCACGCGAAGTGATAACAGAAGTTTCCAAGATGGAGATAGATCTTCTTCACGTGGATATTACGGAAGCAGAGATGAGTTAGCTTCTTCAAAAGAGGAGAAAGACCACAGAAATACAATGTACAACGCTCCGAAACATAAAATTGAGAAAGATTCTATGGGATTGAGTCGTATATTTGATAAATCGAACGAGCGAACAACGTTAATTGATGACGAAGTACGCGTTTATAAAGGAGGTTCTTGGAGAGACCGCATATTCTGGATTGACCCTTCACAAAGGAGATATTTGCCTCAATACATTGCAACTGACTACATCGGATTCAGAAATGCAATGAGCCGTGTAGGAGCAAAATCATCCAGAAAAAATAAAACTCCGAAAGGTTAG